The following proteins come from a genomic window of Ignavibacteria bacterium:
- a CDS encoding TonB-dependent receptor, translating to MKILYKSGAAIALSTFLILSSFPSVIFSQEPEDTVITENVYVTAKKITELTVESSKNITVISREDIQNAPAGSLQDILGYFAGVDVKKRGPSGVQADLSIRGGSFEQILILVDGVRLSDPQTGHNNLNLPVNLEDVEKIEILKGQASSIYGPNALSGAINIITRKTKGNELLLNASAGEKGYYKGGLSFSYAPGEFSNKVSLSKEKSDGYRYNTAVDVLTVALNSAIQFNSGSGKFSLGLTDKKFGANGFYSDKYPNQWEHLKTVFSSLGLNYALKGVSISPKFYWRSNRDNYLLDYTRPDFYNNLHKTNSYGAEIQSSWSKGIMRILLGGEMGYDDIVSSNLGNHNRRKGGLSLSAVLSPVENLKIAAGGFLYNYDSFGWKYWPGVDLSYHFTENVGIKASIGKSFRIPTFTELYYNSPAQTGNAVLQPEEALSYEAGLYFTGYDISGNVCLFTRKGNNLIDWIRYSPEKPWQAENITKINTSGIDANISINPALIKMGLIIKKLTLGYSYLTSDLKLGNYQSKYILDHLRHQFVASVMHVLPLGLEMNWAFRYENRLNQDEYFITDAKLSCGIREHELFLEASNLFNKYYMDFSGIPMPGRWIIGGVKFKLDLN from the coding sequence ATGAAAATTTTATATAAATCAGGGGCTGCAATTGCTCTTTCAACCTTTTTAATCCTTAGTTCTTTCCCTTCCGTTATTTTTTCGCAGGAGCCGGAGGATACAGTTATTACAGAAAACGTCTATGTAACGGCTAAGAAAATAACTGAACTTACAGTAGAGTCCTCAAAAAATATAACCGTAATTTCCAGGGAGGATATTCAGAATGCTCCTGCCGGGAGCCTGCAGGACATACTCGGGTATTTTGCAGGGGTGGATGTTAAAAAACGCGGGCCTTCGGGCGTACAGGCCGACCTCAGTATCCGCGGGGGATCGTTTGAACAGATCCTTATTCTTGTTGACGGGGTCAGGCTGAGCGATCCGCAGACGGGACATAATAACCTGAACCTGCCCGTTAACCTGGAGGACGTGGAAAAAATTGAAATCCTCAAAGGCCAGGCTTCAAGCATCTACGGGCCAAATGCACTCTCGGGCGCAATTAACATAATCACCAGAAAAACAAAGGGAAATGAACTCCTCCTGAACGCCTCGGCAGGGGAGAAAGGGTACTATAAAGGCGGCTTGTCTTTCTCCTATGCACCCGGAGAGTTTTCAAATAAAGTTTCACTGTCCAAGGAAAAGTCAGACGGCTACAGATACAATACAGCCGTCGACGTCTTAACTGTGGCCCTTAATTCGGCAATTCAGTTTAATTCCGGAAGCGGAAAGTTTTCTTTGGGCCTAACCGACAAGAAGTTTGGTGCAAACGGATTTTATTCCGACAAGTATCCCAATCAGTGGGAACACTTAAAAACCGTGTTTTCATCACTCGGCCTGAATTATGCGCTTAAGGGCGTTTCAATTTCTCCAAAGTTCTACTGGAGGAGTAACAGGGATAATTACCTTCTTGACTACACCAGGCCTGACTTCTATAACAATCTGCACAAAACAAATTCCTATGGCGCTGAAATTCAGAGCTCCTGGTCAAAGGGCATTATGCGCATCCTGCTTGGAGGCGAGATGGGTTATGATGATATCGTTAGCTCAAACCTTGGAAACCATAACAGAAGAAAAGGAGGCCTTTCACTCTCGGCAGTCTTAAGTCCGGTGGAAAACCTAAAGATTGCTGCCGGCGGATTTCTATATAATTACGACAGCTTCGGCTGGAAGTACTGGCCCGGTGTGGACCTCAGTTACCATTTTACAGAGAATGTCGGTATTAAAGCCTCGATCGGGAAATCATTCCGCATCCCAACATTTACCGAGCTTTATTATAACAGCCCTGCTCAGACGGGTAATGCGGTGCTTCAGCCCGAAGAAGCTTTGTCTTATGAAGCAGGTCTTTATTTCACAGGCTATGATATCTCCGGAAATGTGTGCCTGTTTACCCGGAAGGGGAATAACCTGATCGACTGGATAAGATATTCTCCGGAAAAACCCTGGCAGGCAGAAAATATAACTAAGATAAATACCAGCGGAATTGACGCTAACATTTCCATTAATCCCGCCTTAATCAAAATGGGCCTGATCATTAAAAAGCTGACACTGGGATACTCATATCTGACTTCAGATCTGAAGCTGGGTAACTACCAGTCGAAATATATTCTGGATCATCTGAGGCACCAGTTTGTGGCCTCAGTAATGCACGTGCTCCCTTTGGGATTAGAAATGAACTGGGCCTTCAGATATGAGAACAGGCTTAACCAGGATGAGTACTTTATTACGGATGCAAAACTTTCCTGTGGAATCCGTGAGCATGAACTATTCCTGGAGGCTTCAAATCTATTCAACAAGTATTATATGGATTTTAGCGGAATCCCGATGCCGGGGCGCTGGATAATTGGAGGCGTTAAATTCAAATTGGACCTGAATTAA
- a CDS encoding ROK family protein — protein sequence MKTRKHMTLDPAAVKGYHEKLTLNVIRENSVISSSELIRITNLNKSTIFSILKELSARSLIVSTGKGEATEKGGVRPALWKLNADAFYAIGIDVEIGEMTAVILDLTGEAVKKNIYKVDVSSNLDELVESIIFVISSIISDSGVKEEKILGCCIAFTGIVDYLRGVVVMSGVLFNLNLQLLEKLKHCFKFPILVENNANAAAIGEKWTGQGKNKNNFLVLLIEFDMNVVGLGIGIILEGNIYRGASFSAGELYPHMPNLRQLIDMVRPRFSEGKILKNFISSSENLDVNSLIDMARQGDEIALLIFSMFGRKIGEVIAPSIALLNPDTLIITGTIAELGEIIINPIENAIQMNVLAVTSNALKIVAGRNRQFSVAVGAASLGLSNFFKLPMSNY from the coding sequence ATGAAAACAAGAAAACACATGACCCTTGACCCGGCAGCTGTAAAGGGATACCATGAAAAGCTCACTCTTAACGTTATAAGGGAAAATTCCGTCATATCCAGCTCCGAACTCATAAGAATTACTAATCTGAATAAATCCACCATCTTCAGCATACTGAAAGAACTCTCCGCCAGGTCGCTCATTGTAAGTACAGGCAAGGGCGAGGCAACTGAAAAAGGAGGCGTACGCCCTGCTCTGTGGAAACTGAACGCGGATGCCTTTTACGCAATAGGCATCGACGTTGAAATTGGCGAAATGACCGCCGTTATACTTGACCTTACGGGAGAAGCGGTTAAAAAAAATATTTATAAAGTAGATGTTTCAAGTAACCTGGATGAACTGGTTGAAAGCATAATATTTGTAATAAGCAGCATAATTTCAGATTCCGGGGTTAAGGAGGAAAAAATTCTGGGCTGCTGTATTGCTTTTACCGGTATTGTAGACTACCTAAGGGGCGTAGTTGTAATGTCGGGAGTCCTTTTCAACCTGAACCTCCAGCTACTTGAAAAACTGAAGCACTGTTTTAAGTTTCCTATCCTGGTTGAAAATAACGCCAACGCCGCTGCAATAGGAGAAAAGTGGACCGGGCAGGGGAAAAACAAGAATAATTTCCTGGTCCTGTTAATTGAATTTGATATGAATGTAGTAGGCCTGGGAATAGGAATCATTCTTGAGGGAAACATCTACCGGGGAGCATCCTTCAGCGCCGGGGAGCTCTATCCTCATATGCCGAACCTGAGGCAGCTTATTGATATGGTCAGACCCAGATTTTCTGAAGGGAAAATACTAAAGAACTTTATTTCATCTTCTGAAAATCTGGATGTCAACAGCCTGATAGATATGGCCAGACAGGGAGATGAAATTGCTCTGCTGATATTCTCAATGTTCGGACGGAAAATCGGCGAAGTAATTGCCCCTTCAATTGCCCTGCTTAATCCCGACACACTCATAATTACGGGTACCATAGCCGAACTGGGAGAGATAATCATTAACCCGATTGAAAACGCCATTCAGATGAATGTTCTTGCCGTTACGAGCAACGCGCTTAAAATTGTTGCTGGCAGAAACCGGCAGTTCTCGGTTGCAGTAGGGGCCGCATCCCTGGGACTTAGTAATTTCTTCAAGCTGCCGATGTCCAATTACTGA
- a CDS encoding ROK family transcriptional regulator yields MNRSNEQMNEESFIPGNQKVVRIINRAMILNLIRTKQPIPRTEIARITGLNKSTVSSIVSGLLQENLIYEQATSDQNVGRNPVSLFLRKNRFYAGAINVDPETTTLGVVDIDGTIIGTSSLRTEYAGPERFISRCTEEIKSLCQENRIDELEGIGFTIGGIVEDGNSIASYTPNGRWENFNVSRAIRSNWPGLKIVSAGNEAKSCALAELWFGGSEADLSSFVFVLVGPAISSGIVIDNRLLDGGSQASGEFGHITIVEGGEACECGNKGCWEKYSSDQATIKRYEGKSSSGKVSLNNKEITLQTIIDSAFLGEKTAINTLKETGYYMGLGITNIVRSIDPKAVILSGRITQAWDIIYPEMIKVVKERTSSGRERNIQILPSSLSEHSGLLGAATLVIKEIFDYYRITSE; encoded by the coding sequence GTGAACAGGAGCAATGAGCAGATGAATGAGGAAAGCTTTATTCCAGGAAATCAAAAGGTTGTCAGAATTATAAACCGGGCAATGATCTTAAATTTAATCCGTACCAAGCAGCCGATACCAAGGACCGAGATTGCCAGGATTACGGGACTGAACAAAAGCACCGTCTCAAGCATCGTATCGGGCCTCCTGCAGGAAAACCTTATCTATGAACAGGCAACCAGCGACCAGAACGTAGGGCGTAATCCGGTTAGCCTATTTCTCAGGAAAAACAGATTTTATGCGGGCGCAATTAATGTAGATCCCGAAACTACCACGCTGGGGGTTGTGGATATTGACGGCACTATTATAGGGACTTCATCCCTCAGAACAGAATATGCCGGGCCGGAACGGTTCATCAGCCGCTGCACGGAAGAGATAAAAAGTCTTTGTCAGGAAAACCGTATTGATGAGCTAGAAGGAATAGGCTTTACAATAGGAGGTATTGTAGAGGACGGCAATTCAATTGCAAGCTATACCCCAAATGGGCGCTGGGAAAACTTTAATGTCAGCCGGGCAATCAGGAGTAACTGGCCGGGGCTCAAAATCGTTTCGGCAGGCAACGAGGCAAAGTCCTGCGCACTGGCTGAGCTGTGGTTCGGCGGCAGTGAGGCAGATCTCTCAAGCTTTGTCTTTGTTTTGGTAGGCCCCGCTATAAGCTCCGGAATTGTTATAGACAACAGGCTCCTTGACGGCGGCTCACAGGCCTCGGGTGAATTCGGTCACATTACCATTGTCGAAGGGGGCGAAGCATGCGAGTGCGGTAACAAGGGCTGCTGGGAAAAATATTCCTCGGACCAGGCAACCATTAAAAGGTATGAAGGAAAATCATCCTCCGGAAAAGTTTCCCTGAATAATAAAGAAATAACCCTGCAGACAATCATCGATTCGGCATTCTTAGGAGAAAAGACTGCCATAAATACGTTGAAAGAAACAGGGTACTATATGGGGCTTGGAATTACAAACATTGTCCGCTCCATTGATCCCAAGGCAGTGATTCTTAGCGGAAGAATTACCCAGGCCTGGGATATTATTTATCCCGAAATGATTAAAGTTGTTAAAGAACGCACATCTTCAGGCAGAGAGAGAAATATTCAGATTCTTCCATCCTCGCTGTCTGAACACTCGGGGCTGC
- a CDS encoding multidrug effflux MFS transporter produces the protein MENKAHLRIIYVLGFLTAIGPFSIDAYIPGFPSIAKDLATDIEHVTLSLTSYFIGISLGQLFYGPILDRFGRKKPLLAGLFIYMASAIGCAFAPSIYLLIAFRFLLAIGGCVGMVASRAVVRDLFSPHETAKVFSMMMLVMGVAPILAPILGGFIVASAGWRYIFLLLLIVSATMTFVISKYLPETKEADPTVSFHPLKLVQGYFSLFRNRTFLVYAVASGAATAALFSYISDSSFVFIQLFGIPEAYFGWIYGVNALALVSASQFNRLWLSRRTSRQVTIVTIVIQFAVSIILAVCVLMNVYYLVIMLLIFFYLFWLGFLNPNTTALALEPFKKNAGTASAMLGSMQMVFGAAASAFVSLFHTGTALPMAAFMTIFSVLGLLAILYDRVMQSRLKLPSAEVE, from the coding sequence ATGGAAAATAAAGCGCACTTAAGAATAATATATGTACTGGGATTTTTGACTGCAATCGGCCCTTTTTCTATTGATGCTTATATTCCGGGCTTCCCGTCAATAGCAAAGGATCTTGCAACAGACATTGAACACGTCACACTTTCACTTACAAGCTACTTTATCGGAATTTCCCTGGGCCAGCTTTTCTACGGCCCCATATTAGACCGCTTTGGACGCAAAAAGCCACTGCTTGCGGGACTTTTTATCTATATGGCTTCAGCCATTGGATGCGCCTTTGCGCCTTCGATCTATTTACTAATTGCATTCAGGTTTTTACTTGCAATCGGGGGCTGCGTTGGCATGGTGGCCTCACGTGCAGTTGTAAGGGACCTGTTCTCGCCGCACGAGACTGCAAAGGTATTCTCAATGATGATGCTTGTAATGGGTGTAGCGCCCATTCTGGCGCCGATACTGGGGGGCTTTATTGTTGCCTCAGCGGGATGGCGCTATATATTCCTTCTTCTTCTCATTGTTTCTGCCACCATGACTTTTGTTATCAGTAAATATCTGCCCGAAACAAAAGAAGCCGATCCAACCGTGTCGTTTCACCCGTTGAAGTTAGTACAGGGATATTTCTCACTCTTCCGGAACAGGACATTTCTAGTTTACGCAGTTGCAAGCGGGGCTGCCACAGCGGCACTTTTCAGTTATATATCGGATTCCTCATTTGTTTTTATACAGCTCTTTGGAATCCCGGAAGCTTATTTCGGCTGGATATACGGCGTAAATGCACTTGCGCTTGTCTCTGCAAGCCAGTTCAACCGCCTCTGGCTTTCAAGAAGAACGAGCCGCCAGGTTACAATAGTTACAATAGTAATTCAGTTTGCGGTTTCAATTATTCTGGCAGTTTGTGTTTTGATGAATGTTTATTACCTGGTAATAATGCTACTGATATTTTTCTACCTGTTCTGGCTCGGGTTCTTAAATCCAAACACTACCGCACTTGCACTTGAGCCATTTAAGAAAAATGCCGGCACAGCCTCGGCCATGCTGGGCAGCATGCAGATGGTCTTCGGCGCTGCGGCCTCGGCCTTCGTAAGCCTCTTCCATACCGGGACCGCCCTGCCGATGGCAGCATTTATGACGATTTTTTCTGTTTTAGGGCTGCTGGCCATTTTATACGACCGCGTAATGCAAAGCCGCCTGAAGCTGCCGTCTGCCGAAGTTGAATAA